The following nucleotide sequence is from Luteibaculum oceani.
TAAAGTCAATTTCTAGGGGATACGCTTCTTTCGACTACTATCCAATCGGATACAAAAAATCCGACCTTATAAAGATGGATATGCTATTAAATGGTGATCAAGTAGATGCGCTATCGGCATTGATTCACCGCGATCGTGCTTTTGAATTAGGAAAGAAAATTTGCACCAAGCTGCGCGAACTTATTCCTAGACAGCAATTCGAAATTGCTATCCAGGCTTCCATTGGAGCAAAAATCATTGCTCGCGAAACGGTTAAGGCCTTGAGAAAAGATGTAACTGCCAAGTGTTATGGTGGGGATATTTCTCGTAAAAGAAAGCTGTTAGAAAAACAGAAAGAAGGTAAAAAGCGTATGCGCCAGGTGGGACGAGTAGAGATTCCACAAGAAGCCTTCCTTACCGTACTTAAACTAGATTAACACTTAAATTTTGAAAAGTAAACCGCCCACAACTTTGGGCGGTTTCTTTATTCTATATATTCATCCCAAACTTTTGGGCCTTTTATGGTTTTAGCAGAGTATAATCAGTGTGTAGATGCATATGCCGACAAGGCTTACCGGTTCGCATTAAAATTATGTGGGAACCGAGAAATGGCATCAAACGTGGTTAAAGCTGCTTTTGCCCATTTATGGAGTATCAAGGAAGGCTTGGCTCCCAAAGAGGTTAAAAAAACCTTGTTTAAAACCTGCTACAGCCAATTGGTGTTAAAACGGGTTGGAGAATCTAACTCCTCTGCGGTAAATACCTCCACCCCACCCGATGGGAATTCATTGACCTATCTTGTAGATAAGGGTTTGGGAAATTTACCCGCCAAACAAAAGGCCATTCTAATGCTTCGCGATTACGAAGGATTTAGCTACGAGGAAATATCCATGATCACCGAAATGGATATAATTCAGGTGAAGTCGCTTATGTATCGCTCGCGTAAAGCACTTAAAAGTTACATCGTAAAAAACAGGTTCTCGGTATGATGATCTCCAGAGAAAATATCGAAGCCTATATCCTCGATTTCCAAGAAGGAAGACTCAATGCCGAGCAACGCA
It contains:
- a CDS encoding RNA polymerase sigma factor, which codes for MVLAEYNQCVDAYADKAYRFALKLCGNREMASNVVKAAFAHLWSIKEGLAPKEVKKTLFKTCYSQLVLKRVGESNSSAVNTSTPPDGNSLTYLVDKGLGNLPAKQKAILMLRDYEGFSYEEISMITEMDIIQVKSLMYRSRKALKSYIVKNRFSV